The Brachyhypopomus gauderio isolate BG-103 chromosome 17, BGAUD_0.2, whole genome shotgun sequence genome includes a window with the following:
- the LOC143480913 gene encoding akirin-2-like, with translation MACGATLKRTMDFDPLMSPTSSKRRRCAPVSPSSSPRKYLRNEPSPFGEVSARLTAEQILHNIKQEYKRMQKRKHLDGCFQQTEASCSLVSQASVLSGSSFPETTRAVSPARREQPLFTLRQVGMICERLLKEREDKVREEYEENLTSKLAEQYDTFVKFTHDQLMQRFEEQPASYVS, from the exons ATGGCGTGCGGAGCCACTTTGAAAAGAACAATGGATTTCGATCCTTTGATGAGTCCCACGTCGTCGAAAAGGAGGAGATGTGCTCCGGTGTCGCCCTCTTCATCCCCTAGAAAATACCTGCGGAATGAACCCTCGCCTTTCGGGGAGGTCTCGGCCAGACTCACCGCAG AGCAAATCCTACACAACATAAAACAAGAGTATAAACGCATGCAGAAGCGCAAGCATTTGGACGGATGTTTTCAACAAACAGAGGCTTCCTGTTCCCTTGTGTCTCAGGCATCTGTTTTGAGTGGATCTAGCTTTCCAG AGACCACTAGAGCTGTCTCACCTGCACGCAGAGAACAGCCACTGTTTACTTTAAGACAGGTCGGAATGATATGCGAGCGTCTTTTGAAAGAACGTGAAGATAAAGTCAGGGAGGAATATGAGGAGAACCTGACTTCAAAGTTGGCAG AACAATATGACACCTTTGTGAAATTTACACATGATCAGTTAATGCAACGATTTGAGGAGCAGCCTGCAAGTT ATGTATCTTGA